The region AATTTTTCAGGATCTGGGACTAAATCACCATTTGCATCTCTTTCATGTGTCATCCAGCCATCATCTAATACAATATAATTATATCCTGCGGCAACTAAACCGGAAGAAACCATAATATCTGCTGTTTCCTTTACTAACTTTTCATCAATATTGGTTGCAAAAGTATTCCATGAATTCCAGCCCATTGGTGGTGTCAAGGCAAGTCCTTCAAATTTTCCACCCTGCTGTTTATGAGTATTACCCTGACCGAAACCTAGAATGGTTACACTAAAAGCAAGAAGTAAGGTTACTATTTTCATTTTTTTTCAATTTAAAATATCTTAAAAAAATGTTCCCTAATTTTTCAATAAGGGAACATTTTTAAACTAACTCAAAATAAACTAACTATTATAAAAACCCAATATCGTCTATATAAAGAATACTTGCAGGACTAATTGTTATTCCTGAAAATTCCTGAATAAATACACTATCAAAATTTCCTCCACTCAAGAGTTCAGGATGCAATGCCGAAATAGGAATTGAAATATTGTTCCATTGACCTGGTACTAAAGTAACTGTAGTACCTTTACTAGAGTCACCTGTATCACTATTTATAGTAACCATGATTTTAGTACTTTCGGTTGGGAATATAGACATTTTTACAAATTGGTAATCTGCTGCATTCAAAGCCAAATCTGAGTGCATGAAAAGTCCGCTCCAGGCTTCTGCAACTTTTTTGATTGCGTTTGTTCCTCTGCTTACTTTTTCGGTGCTTTCCCAGGTAATGTCTCCTCCCCAGCCCCAGCCCCATCCTTTCAATGAGTCTTCGTATAATAAATATTTAAGACCTATACTGCTTGGAGCAGACACTCCAAATTCAGTTTCTACAACAACAAGCGCATACGAATCAAAATCAGCCGGAACCGTTGCTTTTATTTCCGTTTTAGAAACTGCAGTAAATGTAGCTGTAGTTGACCCGAATTTTACATTTTTAACCTTTACAAAATTTTGTCCTGTAATGGTTATAACATCTCCCGGAGAAGCCAACACTTGTGACAAACTAGTAATTACAGGAGCAGGCGGAGTTAACTCAATTACATTACTCAATACATTTACAAAACCATTTGTAGCATAATAATCTAATCCTGGCGCCTCTTTATCAGATCCGTTTACTTTTAAAACACCATTGGTTACATTGATACTCAATAAATACAAATCAGAGTTTAGCGCATTTGCCATTGTACTGTAATCTCCTGTTTCCAGATAATCAGCCTGAACACCTTCAAGTTTACCAACTCTTTTTTTGACACCTTTAATAACATGACTCAAAACTAGCTGTTTCAAATCTTCAACCGGAACCAAATTAATATCCGGATATCCTAAATCATTCACATAACCATTCGCTACCAAATAAGCATCAAAAGTAGCATCGTTTGGAACAAAATAAGTATAGTCATCTGCTGTATTTAATGTCGATTCCAGTCCAGCTAATTTTATTGCTTTTGTAAACGTAGTTAAATTACTATTTGCCAGAAGCAATCCGTAAGCCGTATTGTAATTTTGCTTTGCTCCTCCAATATCTTCAATTTCGTTGTCACAGGAAGAAACTGTGGCAACTAAAAATGCGCATAAGGCAAGATGCTTTACTTTATTATATATATTTTTCATAAATTATCTTTTAGTTTTTAATAATGGATTCTAACAAATCAAGACTTATTCTTCGAATCCGTCACAATTATTTTAATACCAATCCAATATCATCGATAAACAAATTGTTTCCTCCAAAACCTCCTGTTTCCTGAAAAGTAATTTCAGTTAACTCTCCCGGACTGCCAACACCAGAAAACGGAACCTCTAAATATGTCCATCCTGTACCGAATTTAAGCGGATAAGTAGCACCATAATTACCATTAACAATTACAGAAACAGATCCTGCTTTTTCTCCTTTAATACTTACACGGATTCCTTTGTATTTAGTCATATCCACTTTAGATTTATCTACACCAATGTATAAACCATCCCAATCCGGACCTGAAGTCCAATTGATACATTTTGTACCTTGTGATGCATCTTTATCGTAAGCAATATCATAATGATTTGTTGCTGGTCTCCAAAGACCATTGTAACTACTCAAACTAGTGTAAGCATCATCATAAAAAGCAGAACCTAAAGACTGACCGGCAACTGTTGTTCCTGAAACATTGGTTACAGACAAGTTTTTATACTGAATATTATTAGGTACCTGAACTTTAATTTCTGTCAATGTAGATGATATAGGCTGAACCGCAGTTTCTCCAAAATTCACAACAGGACGCAAAAAATATTCTCCTGTAATTGTAATGATATCTCCTGGATTAGGGTTAATTGGAAATCCTTTAATATTAGGATTTGGAGGTCTAATAGCCACTTTATAATTCAACGTCCCTTTAGCCGTAACGATTTTCATTTCATCCATTTCGTTATAGTAAGGAGTTTTTTGATCGACTAAAATAACGATTGCATTATCTGTCACAAATGTTGGATTGAAATACGACTCTAATCCATTAAATGAAATTGATTTTAAGGTACCAAACCCGGATCCTCTAATGATATAATAATTCCCTGCATTAATAACATCTGTAGGTACATCCACCTCTCTGTCTCCTTCAACCAAAGGATCATCAACAACAGATCTGCTAATTCCTGTTACTTCAAGCTTTCCGGAAGAACCTTCCGAATCATCATTCGAACAAGAAGCAAACAGCAAAATTGAAATCGAAGCCAAGAAATACAACTTCAATAACATTTTATTTTTTATATTTTTCATAGTGATTTACTTTTAAAAAATTATTTGAAATTGTAAGGAACCGGTGCCTCTTTCAACTTTGGATTTTTTCTGACTTCGATATCCGGCTTCGGATAAATAAAATCAGTTGGCGTTGGCGTATAATGCATTACTCCCTGAGAATCAAAACCTCTGTCTTGCTGAGAGATTATATTGATTGCCTCCTGACGTGGTAATCTTCCTAAATCAAACCAAAATTCTCCTTCAAAAGCAAATTCAACTCTGCGCTCATGAAATAAAGCTGCTTTTGTTAAAGGCACATTTGTTCCTAATGCAGCCAGACCAGCTCTAAGTCTCACTTTATTATACGATTCTTTTGCTGCAGCATTAGTAGTTTCATCTGCTCCAGCCATAGTTGCCTCAGCATGTATTAATAAAAGATCAGCATAACGCATAATGTAATTGCAGTTATTCATTCCTCCCCATCCGTCAGCAGGGCCAGTTTCGCTTGTAACTTGTCCTACAACATACTTCTTAACAGCGGCTCCTGTATTAGCTAATACATCCGGATACTTGGTTTTATCCATAACAAAACCTACAACACCATCTCCTTTAAGGTTAGGATAAGAATCTCCATAAATCATAAAAGATTCTTTTCTTCTTAAATCTCCAAGTTCAAACGCATCCTGAACATCATTACTTGGAACATAAGTAGCTCCATAAGACGCATTATCATTCAAAATATCTAAACCATATTGGATATTAGAGAAATTTCCACCTCCATAAGTATTTATAGCTCCTGACCACTGCCATGAATAAATAGATTCTTCGTTATTATTTTTACTGGTCAGAAACAAATCAGCAAAATTTGGAAGTAATCCAAACTCCCCTGAGTTAATCACTTTTTCAGCCATTAATTTAGAATCCGAATATTTTTTCTCATATAGATATACTTTGGCTAAAAATGCTTCGGCAGAGCCCTGAGTTACAAAAATATTATCTCCACCGGGAGTTCTGGATCTCATTTTTACTTTCAGATTTGCTGCTGCGAACTTTAAATCATTTTCGATAAACGTATAAACATCTTCAATTCTATTGGTATTCACCAATGGATCTTTTGCCAAAGCCAGATTATCTTCAATAATAGGCACCGGACCATACAAACGAACCAAATAAAAATAGGCTATCGCTCTAAAAAAATGTGCTTCTGCAATCGTGTTTTTAATTACAGCCCTGCTTACATCTGCAGTAGCATTTTTTTCAATATTATTAATTAAATTATTCGATTGTGCAATAATTGCGAAACAAGCTCTCCAAGGATCCAACAATATAGGACTATCAGAAGTCAGCTTAAACTGAATTAACTCTGGTCCGTCAGCATACGCTAAACAATTTCCTGACGATAACTCAGACAAAGCGTAAAAATTCTTAGTATAATAAGGTGCCCACATTGCTCCATACATCCCATAAGTAGTTCTCGCTACCTGCTCGTCAGTATTATAGAACTGATCACTGCTGTAACTATCTTCAGATGGGCGATCCAAGAAATCTTCGCTGCAAGAAGTAGTTACCAAACCTAGTGTTAAAAATAAAACTAAGGTCTTTATATTGATATATTTTTTCATAAGAGTAGTAATTAAAATTCTAAATTCATTCCAAAAGTAAAACTACGATTGGTTGGGTAACGTCCTGAATCAATTCCTGATAATAACGGATCCTGATTGTAAGATCCTACCTCTGGGTCATATCCTGTATATTTAGTAAATGTGTAAAGATTTTGAATACCAAAATAGAATCTTAATTTACTAATACTTGCTTTTGAAATCACATCCGAAGGCATGTTATAACCTAAAGTTACCTGTTGAATTCTTAAGAATGAACCATCTTCTACATAACGATCAGAAATTGCTATATTAGGATGTCCATCTCCACCGTCAGGTCTTGGATATTTCGCATCCGTATTTTCCGGCGTCCAAAAATCTGCTGCTTCAGCTAACTGATTTTCATACAAACGTTGGTTTTTAGTACCGGCACGTCTTGTTAAGTTCATTACTTTGTTTCCATAAGATCCTTGCAAGAAGACTCCTAAATCAACATTTTTGTACGTGAACGTATTATTGAA is a window of Flavobacterium crocinum DNA encoding:
- a CDS encoding fasciclin domain-containing protein, which produces MKNIYNKVKHLALCAFLVATVSSCDNEIEDIGGAKQNYNTAYGLLLANSNLTTFTKAIKLAGLESTLNTADDYTYFVPNDATFDAYLVANGYVNDLGYPDINLVPVEDLKQLVLSHVIKGVKKRVGKLEGVQADYLETGDYSTMANALNSDLYLLSINVTNGVLKVNGSDKEAPGLDYYATNGFVNVLSNVIELTPPAPVITSLSQVLASPGDVITITGQNFVKVKNVKFGSTTATFTAVSKTEIKATVPADFDSYALVVVETEFGVSAPSSIGLKYLLYEDSLKGWGWGWGGDITWESTEKVSRGTNAIKKVAEAWSGLFMHSDLALNAADYQFVKMSIFPTESTKIMVTINSDTGDSSKGTTVTLVPGQWNNISIPISALHPELLSGGNFDSVFIQEFSGITISPASILYIDDIGFL
- a CDS encoding IPT/TIG domain-containing protein — translated: MKNIKNKMLLKLYFLASISILLFASCSNDDSEGSSGKLEVTGISRSVVDDPLVEGDREVDVPTDVINAGNYYIIRGSGFGTLKSISFNGLESYFNPTFVTDNAIVILVDQKTPYYNEMDEMKIVTAKGTLNYKVAIRPPNPNIKGFPINPNPGDIITITGEYFLRPVVNFGETAVQPISSTLTEIKVQVPNNIQYKNLSVTNVSGTTVAGQSLGSAFYDDAYTSLSSYNGLWRPATNHYDIAYDKDASQGTKCINWTSGPDWDGLYIGVDKSKVDMTKYKGIRVSIKGEKAGSVSVIVNGNYGATYPLKFGTGWTYLEVPFSGVGSPGELTEITFQETGGFGGNNLFIDDIGLVLK
- a CDS encoding RagB/SusD family nutrient uptake outer membrane protein, with protein sequence MKKYINIKTLVLFLTLGLVTTSCSEDFLDRPSEDSYSSDQFYNTDEQVARTTYGMYGAMWAPYYTKNFYALSELSSGNCLAYADGPELIQFKLTSDSPILLDPWRACFAIIAQSNNLINNIEKNATADVSRAVIKNTIAEAHFFRAIAYFYLVRLYGPVPIIEDNLALAKDPLVNTNRIEDVYTFIENDLKFAAANLKVKMRSRTPGGDNIFVTQGSAEAFLAKVYLYEKKYSDSKLMAEKVINSGEFGLLPNFADLFLTSKNNNEESIYSWQWSGAINTYGGGNFSNIQYGLDILNDNASYGATYVPSNDVQDAFELGDLRRKESFMIYGDSYPNLKGDGVVGFVMDKTKYPDVLANTGAAVKKYVVGQVTSETGPADGWGGMNNCNYIMRYADLLLIHAEATMAGADETTNAAAKESYNKVRLRAGLAALGTNVPLTKAALFHERRVEFAFEGEFWFDLGRLPRQEAINIISQQDRGFDSQGVMHYTPTPTDFIYPKPDIEVRKNPKLKEAPVPYNFK